AAATATTTTCTCTTCAAACCGAGAATTTTGCTTTCTTTCAAGTGATCTGTGCAACGTTTGCgctttattttaaaagtatttatGTTGCGGGTCAAAATCACCAGTTTGTCACGGatgtaattaaaatatttaggcACCAAATCACATACCTGGCTGTTGTTTTTGGATTAAACATTCATCATCATGTCAGCGCACTTATCGATTAAACAATACACTGGCAGACACAGCTGTGACTGGGTAATTAGTAGGTATTTTCTTCCTGTCTAAGCAGAACTGTACTGTAAAAAGCCAAAGCTTAAGCTGGATTGAAgccctctgttttcttttgttcagatgtaggTTTATAGTGCTTGAAGAAACCTCAGAGTATTCTCTGAGGAGCAAGTGCACACTTCATGGCATGGCCACTCTTAAGATGGAACTGCTGTTTTATAAATAATTTCAAAGTTACAAACATCAGCCTCACAATCACAGCGATTCAATGATATTCATTTGGCATAAGTCAGTTTCATTTCTCTGTGCTCTTCATCAGAAATGGCTTAAAAAGTAGAGTTAGTGTGAATTTTTTATGCCATGGGCTTACTGGGGACAGTGGCCATGTTCTTCACTTGCAGACGTCTGACAGTGCATGGCAGCAGAAATAACAAAATGGTCACAAACCCCAACTGCACTCCGTGGGTCACACCAGCTCTTTAAAATTTAAAGAGACTAGCAGGAAACCAAACAGTTGATAACAGGTCAGTAGCAGGTGATAAAAGAAGTTTTGGTAGGGACATTAGCCCTTCCGCTAACTTTGTGTTTCCCGACATTAGACCCATGCAATTTGCTAAGCCAAATAATACACATCCGAGAGCATGAAGGAGCTGTGGGCATTACTCTCAGGGATTGCAGTACCCTGAGGAGTGCAGTGTTTCACAAGTGCTACTTTGCTGCAGAATTGGTATTAGACGAAATTCACACATTTATAATTAAGCATATTATTATGACATACTTTCTTCTGTATAGGTTTTGTAAAGGGGAAGCTCAGTTTATGAATCAGATTGTTATTTCAGTAATGTGCCACACTGCCATTGtcctgtgacacacacacgaaaaagaaagtaataaataaataaataaataaatgaataaaaacaaactcatGCCAAAGACTGAAATATAGAAGTTAggaaaaactcacaaaaaatgTGTGCCTTTAAGAGATGAGTAAATGGTAAGTAACTGTGTGAGATGACATATTAATTGTCTGCCACATGGGACAGTTCATATTCTTATGACCTTGCAAAATATGCATGTTAAATAATAAATCTGGATTAGTTTTttgcaataaaaaaattaaaactgcaaaataataactataaataaatacactgtaTTAAATAGTATTAAATTTAAGAAATTGGATAACATACATTGAAGCTGAAGGAATAAACGGTGTAACCCAATAACCAAATGGGCATTTAAAATGGGAAATGCTGCTGCAGGATTTTAATAAGTTAGAACGATAGAAGGATATATGCATTTGGTTTAAGGTGAAAAATCCCTATAGTGCAGTTCTGGTATGGTATTATTAGTCCACACTGAACATCCTGATCACCTGTCCTGAGGTTAATTTGCTGTGAGCTTTGCGGTAAAGAATCGCGTTTGAGTCTGGTCTGACTGGGCGACCCTTAAAGGACATCAATAATGAGCAGGTGTAGGAGTGCACTTCTGCGTAGACGCGTGTCTCTGTGTGTCCAGGGAGGACGACTAATaagggtttaaaagccacaacTGTCCACTCCGCCCCTTAGCAGCCCCCCCAGCTGTCTTTTCTGCCAGAAAGCACCCTGATTCCCTCTGACAGAGCAGATCACTGATGGCAAGAAACCACAGGGGGCAATAGTTATGTTAGCATAGCACAAAGCACCGCCACACTTGATCGGGTTAGTGGCGCTGGTTAATTAAAGAGTTAAGGTAAATGCACGTTTcctggtttaaaaaacaaagataaacgCGCCAAAAAACcacagtaaaaataataaacgaAGTCTTTGACTTTGATTTATTGATGGAAATTGCAACGTGACGTCTAGCAAACAACATATAAATAACTTAAAGGCCATCTTAAATGCATTCCCATGAAATTTTTAGTGCTGCTGTAATATAAGCCACTACCTGTCATGAATCCCGAATAACCTTGGCTCTATCCTCTTAGTTCATCCCAGTGTGCCTCATTCCTTATTACTGGCCTGACAAGGAAATGTTTACCCATCCGACAAGAGACAAGCCATTTCATAGTCAGAAAAAGCAATTTCACCTGACTGGAGTAGCACACTATGTCCCCATATCCTTGCTGGCTATAattttgttgtcattttgtgTGCTGTGATCATATCATTGAAGTGACAGTGCTGGGCATTAGGTAAAGTCCCTAAGCTGGTGCTCACTTTCAGGCTTTTTCTCTCCTTGTCATTCACATTGATTGGATTAGACCCAGGTGGCAAGCAGATTCTTTTggcacaacaataaaaaaaatggtgATGTAGTGGCTGAAAAACACAcgcatattgttttttttattttcctgaaATTAATATTGTTATGTGGAAAACATATGCTCTTTAGAATTAATATATATAcgatatactttttttttttttttttttttttttttttttttttaatttttcagcgtATTGAAGGCAGTTTgtgtttgagggttttttttttttgtctttgatttattttatatgGGTGATATAATATAGATACAGCCGTTATAATATTATTTGAAAATTGAAAAGGCataactgctgttcacactagATTATGCTCAGCTGGTCAATGGAGGGTGTGTACAAGGCAGGGAGCCGAGATCCTAACCTGCTCTACATCTCCCTGAGGGACAATGCTGGCTATGGGCATGACAAATCAGCCCCCTCCTCTTTGGTTATGTCCACTAGCTAGCTGAGCCAATAAATAGATGACTTAATCTGATAAACAGGCAGTGCATCACCTAGGGAAACACAGAGTTGCTGCATGGGTGATTCAACAATTGGCTTgttgagggggggaaaaaaaggaagccCACTTTGCTTATTAAAGATCAGCGATGGAAGTGAACCATAATCCTGTAATGAGTAGAGCAGAGAGTGGCCTCTTTTCCTTGGGCACAGACAAGCCCGTGCTTGCATGTTTCACAGGAATAGATTGTTGGAACCAGTAGCCTTTCTGTAATGACCCCTCTTGTTAGCTTCAGAAATTCATAGCTCTTCATTAGAGATACAAACTGGTGGCTGTGTTCACCAATGCAATGGGCCTTTATTGGTCTTCTCTTTAGCTTCCACACCacactgcagtgtaactaaacCAGAAGTTACTCAGTGAAGTAGAAATGATCAACTGAGGCAGTTAGTGATATTGTAATGGGCTCCTTGATAGTGAGTGGTGTTTCTTATCATCTATGAGAACCATCTGGTAATAATAATGCGATTAAACGGAAGTGTAAAAGTTGCCACAGTGTTGAATGGATGCCTTTCGGACAGAGGAGACCCTTCACAATGACACACCGTGGCTCTGGTGAACAGTGAAGTGGAAAGTTTGAAATTCAGGACAATTTACAAAGGCCTCACAATCATAGAGAGGACTGCGAGGAAATGTATATCAAACCACTCCCTTTGAACAGCGGTAGTGTTAACTTGGTAATAACCTTGTTAGTAAGTTAAGCTCGGAGCCATGCTGCAGCTGCTCTCTTTGCACTGGGGACTGAGCCACTGCAACTTGCGGCTATCCTAACATTTACTTCCATCTTCTCAATCAGGACTGATTTATTTTACTGCGCCGGGGGGGCTTCGTTTATTTTCGAAGTGGTCTGATTAACAATCATTTCTATTTTAGAGTTGTTTTATTCTCTATCTGCTGTCGATATTCTCAAACTCACTGTCAGTTATCTCAGAGACCTGCACCCTCTTGAGATCAaatttattctgtctttaaatatattttccgAGTAATTAGATTTTACCACTCGGACTTAATGTTTCTCTCATCTCCTTCTTACACTTGCTTTCTCAGGCggacaaaaattaaattaattaaactgcataatGCTAATTTCAACTCAAAACTCCGAGTCCTACTTTGTGTCTCTCTGGCAGTGAGCTGTGTTTGCCACAGCAGCCCCTGTTACCAGTGCGCCGGTTCATAACTTTAGTGCATAAAATATTTACCAGGACTGGGACTCATAAACACATCTTCAGTGGGACGCCATGATTTCACGCTATATCACAAACATTTTAAGGCATCAGATGCACCGCCTGTCATGGACTGTCATTTTTGGCGTGTTAATAATATATCTTGGTTTCTTCGGCAGACATACTTTGGCACTCATGGCACATAAATAGGTAAATAACGTGGATAAAGGTAAATAACGCCGCTGTCGTCACAGCTGACAgcagaaaacaattttcatAACTATGATatatctttttttctattttttggggttatttttgttgtttatttcatatACTGCTAAAAAAGAGTCTGTCTCCATATGTTTTATTCAAATATAGGCCCATGTCACACTACAAACAAATCACTTTGCTCATAGCGCTCTTCTGATCGTCCTAATTAAGAGCTGTCTAATTAAATTACAGCCCTGGGTTAACCAATCGCAGTACTTGTTTCATTAGCAAAGCAGCGAGAGTGATGGAAAGAAAATCCTTCCTGATTGCAGGATGGTGTCAATTGGCTAATTTGCTGCCTTCCGTACCTCAAGTCATCGTAAGGCGTTTCGTAGTGTTAGATTAGGAAAGGCGTGTGCAAAAGCTTGTGATATAGGTTGAGCTAATAGTAGCTTCCTATTGAGCTATGCAGGTCGAGAATTGCATCTCGCCGGCGAGTGATCTCTCCAAGAAATTTATGAATGTGGGCAGTGGCTTTTCGAGCTCCAATGGATCAGAGCTTTCGTTGCAGGACCATCCTATTATATCTGCAAGTGACAACCTGGAGAGAAGTTCACCTCTGAAAAAAAACTCCAGGGAGATGACGAATCAGTCAGAGGCAGACAATTTTCCCGACTCCAAGGACGCATCAGGGGACGTCCAGAGGGGCAAACTCTCTCCTGATCTTCACGGAGTCTCTGACATCCGTCATAATTTCGATGGATCTGCAGGAGAAAGGTGCATCTTTTCTCCATCTACCCAGCCGCAGTCAGTCTCAGCAGCTCCCAGTGCCATGTTCCCTTACCCGAGCCAGCATGGACCAGCGCACCCGGCTTTTTCTATCGGAAGTCCCAGCCGATACATGGCACATCATCCGGTCATAACCAATGGAGCTTACAACAGCCTTTTAACCAACACTTCTCCTCAAGGCTACCCGACAGCGGGTTACCCTTACGCGCAACAGTATGGACACACATACCAAGGAGGTGCTTTTTACCAGTTCTCCTCAGCGCAAGCAGGACTGGTTCCGGGGAAAGCGCAGGTGTATCTGTGCAACAGGGCCCTGTGGCTGAAGTTTCACAGACACCAAACAGAGATGATCATCACAAAGCAAGGACGGTAAGTACGCGCACTCGCTTTATTTTTTAGAGGCATGCAACTATATTCGATATTTTTTGCTTCACTGGAACAGTTTTAGATTGAAGTTTAAATGGGCCCGTATTAAGATCATTTAAGATTATTTCcctgaaaaaactaaaaactaataaaaaggATAATGAACTTTGTATCACACCCAGGCAAGCTCATtaataacaaacaaagaaataaacaaaaactaaataacgaggcaaaatgaaaagtgagagagaaaaaaagaaaaataaattagaGACATTTTCTAAgcctgtgtttcttttttttccccgcaGACGAATGTTTCCATTTTTAAGCTTCAACATTTCTGGCCTTGACCCAACTGCCCACTACAATATATTTGTGGATGTAATACTCGCCGATCCAAATCACTGGCGATTTCAAGGAGGAAAGTGGGTGCCTTGCGGAAAAGCAGACACGAATGTCATAGGTATCACATCTGCGCATTGTAACGATTACATTTACTCGACAGTTTGATTTTGAgaacatggtaaaaaaaaaaaagaagtgttttgttttgtttttatacctGTAACTAAAATATTTGGCAAAAATtgtgaatgaaaatgtctgaggaatttgtttctaaatagtgatatatattattatttcttttctttgctatttttttttccttttaataggCAATAGGGTTTACATGCACCCGGATTCGCCAAATACCGGTGCGCACTGGATGCGTCAAGAAATATCATTTGGAAAGCTTAAGCTCACAAACAACAAAGGTGCCTCCAACAACACGGGGCAGGTAACAATGTGACAAGAAATGTCTGaatgatataaatatatatttatatataatacgAGCTGGAAACTGAAGtgtttatcttttcttttttattcatctCATCCcctgattattatttttagatgtgttttgctttgtctgtGTCATTTAATTCGAAACAATAGTCGTGTGTGTCATTAAAATAAACACGAAATATGAATATAAAATGGTGCTAaattagtttatttttcttctcaaaTCATCTTTCCAAACTTTGAAATTCAAAGTCTGACAAACGTCTTTAATTGGATCTCCAGATGGTGGTTCTCCAGTCTCTCCACAAGTACCAGCCCAGGCTCCATGTGGTGGAAGTAAACGAGGATGGGACAGAAGACACCAGCCAGCCAGGAAGAGTCCAGACTTTCACCTTCTCAGAAACGCAATTCATCGCTGTCACAGCTTACCAGAATACCGATGTAAGACCACTTAATATCTGACACAACACTGGAAATGTCACCAGACACCAATCGCACAGCAGTATTTACACTTTGAACATTAGCCTGTTGAAAGACGATTCAAAATATCGGGAATTCTAcaatttatatatatacttaaaaaaaaaatctctaaacAAAGTAGAACAATAAAGTATTAATACGAAtacaattttttgttttttttgtttttaccaaaTTCTTAAAGCAAGACGCACACTGGGATTAATCATTTTCTGTTGACAAAGAAATTTTCGcgcaaaacaaagaacaaaattaaACGAATGATTAATATTATTTGCATTTATGCTGCACCGCGCTAAACGTCTGAAACACACTTTATGGATCCTTCTATTCATTTTTCCCCCACAGATTACGCAACTGAAAATTGACCACAATCCATTCGCTAAAGGATTTCGGGACAACTATGACACGTAAGAtcgtctctctttctctcttttttcttcctttaaaataaaaaaatcttcttTGTATTCGGTTCTAatttatttgtatgtgtgtgtgtgtgtgtattgttttatgCTTCTGTAGTTTTAATCAGAAAATATAATAGCCACTTAgctcgttttttttctttgcaaaaatttaatttatgTATTGATAATTCTGCTGAAAATTCGTTGTATTGCTTTTGAAGTTGGAAGGAGTTCGcatgataaataaaatatgtacTTTTACAGGGAAAATTAATTGAACATTGGATTAATAATAACATTTCTGACTGCAAATGAAGCAGTGCGTTTTTTTTTATCgtaacacacacatatgcacttGTTTGCATGTAATAAATGTGCGTAATTGCTTCCAGAGCTCGTAACTGTACCGATTCATTGTATGTATGACAAGGTTCCTCCTCTATTTGATTCGAGCTTGCTTTTCATTGTAAATGAAATGCGTACTAATGAGTGACgagaaactgaaactgaaaatcaTACTCGAGACAACGGAAATAACTACGCGATAACTGAGAAGCAAGTCTGATCTATTTGACGACGTTTTCTTTGTACTGTGTAAGGCAGCCGTCGTATTTCGAGCTTGGATCTAGATTGGGATGGTTTTGCAGATGTTTTCGAACCCTGCAGTTATCTCACCATCAGAAAGAatagtaatgaaaaaaaaaattcctcatGTCTACTAAGCTGCTACATTACTGAAACAGACAGGCCCCGTTGACCTTAATTTGTTTAATGTTCTGAGAACAGACTACAACACACTGTTTAGTTTCTGaattgtttctctgtttttctctccatCTTTTCAGTGTCTACACAGGCTGCGACATTGACCGCCTAACTCCATCACCGGGTGACTCTCCGCGTTCACAGATCGTGCCGGGTGCGAGATATGCCATGCCTAGCTCTTTCCTGCAGGACCAATTTGTCAGCACTTATGCCAAATCTCGCTTTCACCCTGGCGTGGGGACTGGGCCTGGCACGGAGCGCAGCGTCCCACTCGGCAACAGCTTGCTATCCCCGCAGCAAACCGAGGAGCCCAGTGTTGCCACCCCCCCGCAGCGATGGTTTGTCACCCCTGCCAACAACCGACTGGACTTTGCTGCCTCGGCATACGACGCCGCTGATTTTGCCGGTAACGCGGCCACCTTACTGTCCTACGCAGCGGCCGGAGTGAAGGCTCTTCCCCTGCCGACTGCAGGCTGCTCCAACCGGCCTCTTGGCTATTACGCAGACCCGTCTGGCTGGGGAGGACGCACGCCGCCGCAGTATTGTGGTGTAAATAGTAAATCCAGCTCGGTCTTTTCCTGCTGGCCCACTAACACCATCGGTGGCAGAACAGGCACCAGCTACCTGTCCGAGGAGGGAGACTCCATCACCACAGAGAGATCGCCCATCGGCGGCTCGGAGGAGACCAAACCTAAAGACATGACGTCTGAGTCGAGCTGGATTGAGACGCCGTCCTCCATCAAGTCCATCGATTCGAGCGATTCTGGTATCTTTGAACAGGCCAAGCGGAGAAGGATCTCACCTTCTGCAACACCGGTTTCAGAGACAGTGTCCCCGTTAAAGTCTGAGCTGCTGACACCGAGAGAGTGTGAGAAAAACTGCACAAAGGACATTGGTTATTACAGTTTCTATCCTCACAGTTAAAACAAAGCACagcctatctatctatctatctatctatctatctatctatctatctatctatctatctatctatctatctatctatctatctacaggttaatctatctatctacagGTTAATcaataaaaagtataaaaggaCTGACATTCACAGTTAATGGCCAAAGTGTAAATTCTTCAACTACAGTTTTGCCATAATTCTGGCGCCTTGTTTCCACACTGTTAAGTCAGAAAGCACTGTAATTATGAATATAATGTACATAATACTGAACATTTTGGTGATAGTGACTGAATGTACACAGAACAGATAAATGATTCAAAAgtagttgtttaaaaaaaaagaaaagaaaagcggAGCCTCTTCTGTTAAGTAGCCTACACTGTTAGAATTAAAGATATTGAGCATCTGTACATAAATAATGTTCTCGTGTAGCATATACTGGCACAATAATCCTTGTCAGTgacaaaaaaatatgtattttgtaCTTTATCAAAGCAGTAGGCTACCAGAAGTTTAAATGACGTTACCGATCACTGCTACATTCATAATACATGTGGTGAAAGAAATTATAAATGTTGATAATGTAGACTTAGGGTCTTTTATTTACGTATGTTTTATTTGTACTTAATTTAGCcggtcatttttttttcatagcctCCATGCTATGCTGTTGTGAAATTCTTCGTATCTGCTGTAATGTGACTGAAACGTAATAAATGATGATATCATCAGGACATGTTTTATTTCATCACATCCAGTTCAAACAGAATGTGTTTGAAATATACGAAAGGGTTTATTATAATCTATTTTCCACAAAGGCGTCATGTGGATCATCTTTCCAGAATTTCAAAGCGCAGTGCACCGTGAAGTATCTTGTCGCTGAGAGGGCTTTAAACAGCAGTCAACGCAATTCTCGAATATTTAAATCTCACTGTGATCAGCCAGAACACCTACCAATTACATCAGGGTTTAGGTAGGCAGTCCTTTCCCTCATCGACATTCCCTCCCCACGATGGAAGCCACAGGAAGCTTCCAAAGATATTTATTTTCAGGTGGACATCGTGTCCTCTTCTGGATCCATTGATCGGCTCGGGATATGATGAGACTTTCACGGCACAAACTTTACAGCCaagtaaaatgataaaaaaaaaagaataataaattaaaattaaatacaacGGAACAAAATGTGAGTCCGATTGGCGCTATAGACTTCATCGGTATTCATTATTTTCGTTGGCCTATTCATTTTCTGACTCAACAATAAGAGTTGTTCCTACAACATTTGGTTGGATTCGTTTTGCGGTTTGGTTTGCCAAAGATTGTAGAGTGAaaacttttgttgttttttggtcatagtttcaaacactgaaaaactgtgAGGTTGACAAATTCTCTGTTTGGCACCCAAAGGAAATGACACGTTAAAAGAGTCTTGACTATATGTGAAAGTGTGCAGAGGAGCAGAAGACACCAAGAGAAAACAGAAGACAGACGAACAGGCTTAATAATGAGGTaacatttttctatttattgttattattttttcccTCTAGCACAGTAGCACATTATTCGTGAAATTCCCGTGTAAATGACCCACCCTCTATTCATGCTCTGGTTAATCATGGGATTTTATTGgaattattaaacattaatATCCAATTTATCAAATTTATATAAGAACAGATACTAATTAAAACGGATGCTGAATAAACTCAGTGTGCACTTAATTGGAATTTGTCATGTGAAGGAGACGCTCACAGCTGTCAATATGAGATGTGGCATTTAGCTCGTCATACTGTCAGCTATAGGCCTTCCCTGGGATAAACAGCAGATGGCGATAACTGAATACAGGTTTTGTAATCAAACAACTCCTCCAATATGTGGTCCAGAGCTTTTAGGTCACCACAGAGGCAACAAAACCTGTAAGAaaactctctcttttttcctcttcatttttttttcattaaaaaaaaaaagattgattCGTTATTTATGAGTTAAGTAAGGGCATCCTGTGAGTTTCCCCTGGATTCAACTACACGTGGATGGTGATCTACACCAGATGGTGGTGCTTTACTATTTTTTGTATCAGTTAAAAGAACCCATGCTGTTCAAAAGACTCAAATGTTTTCTGCAAGCTCTGACAAACTTGACAAACAGTCTTGTAAACACTGCCCCCGAACACAAGCTGAAGAAAGTACAACAAAAATCACATGCAAACTGTATCTGCTGGCACTGGAGCAAACGCTCTCTCTGCGAAGGCCTGTTCATCTTCACATGTAGTCTACTTTAATACAAAACAGCAGTTTTGttacttttaaattatttactcTGTTGGAGGATGACCCACGGCTGAGATGACCCCCGTCCTCCAAGAAGGGGTGGGGCATGATGGGTACTGTTATGCCAAAAAGCGATCTTCAGTATTTGCCAAAAGGTGATTGCTTGGGTTTAAACTACTGTAAATGACTTACTGGCTTAAATATGTGAACTATATGTGAAATATATCCCTCGTGAATGATATCAAGTCAttttgagccacaaacaacattcttGTCGCAAAGCAGAAAGtgcaaatagttttttttttttttttgggcaaAGTGACTTTCCATATCcgttatttatccagttaaaaagTGTCATGGACATAACAAATGTCTTTTTAACAGTGATCTGGCCAAGAAGGTAgcagaaattgaaataaatatgACATAATAGTATTAAAAAAGAAGATATTTCAAGTGACCAATAAGGACTGGATTGGTTCTAACAGtaacacaacaacacaagtaatttctttattttacatcTAACTCCTTTGTATATCGTGTTCACTAAAGTCTATTCGCCAATATAAGTAAAACGTATATGAAAAAGCGGAGAAACATCAAAAATCcctttttggcacaacatcgGGCGCAAAACCACACGCCCCAATGGAAACTATCgtgtatgtttttgttgctcttCCACTTATCATAGCAGCATAtggacaaacatattcaattaCAAAATAACATAACATCCTGTATTTATCAAGGTAGGACTTTGACCCGAGTTCCACCAGTTTTAACAGACCTAAACAGACTCAcagcttttccttttcttaAGCATATTTCAGGATCCCCCAGAAGACACGTCTGCTTGTACAACGTTCTCTCCGGCGAGAAGAAAAAGTAACTCAcaaaatgttaaatataaattattatcaacgttattttaaatatttaaatccacTTGCGACTAGTTTCAGTGTGTAGGCCTAAATCAGTTTCATGCCTGTTTTTTGGTCTTAAGTAAGATATTGTGTAGCGCATGGGGGAGGGGGCCAGACAGAGCTCAGAGTTCTGCTGTAGCCTAAAAATGAAGCTATTCGTATTTATCCATAAAGTAATGGAAGCCACACTGAAACAGGAATACGTAGCCTGATAATTGGGGACATAAACTGGAAACAAACTGGAGGGAAACAGTTTTATATCTCCTGATAATTGGTGTCTTTCCTCtatgtctgaaaaaaaaagacaaaacatattAAGAGTGACGCGTCCGCGTCAGCTGGCAGAGATGCGCATGGTTTTTATGAACAGGCAGCGCATCAGAGAAGCGCTAATCATCAGCGAGCTGCAGAGCGGCGATGATATAAACATGTGATAGTAGCTCAGTTACCGCTACACCTGACAGGATTACACGCACCGGAGATCTCTGCTCCGTCTCTCTGATACGCTTCTCTGCTGAGAGAGGAACATGGATACCGCGGATCAGGGTGCTCAGATAGAGCCGCTGCTGCCATCGGTAAACAGAAACTGATGTCTTGGGGACAAATATTTACTAATGTACATTAATATTTCAGGACTAGTGTCAAGTTTAGTGCGTGTACTGCGTGGAGTACTGGTAAAAAAGATGATGCTaaaagaggcaaaaaaagaaaaagaaatcggGAAGCAGATTCAAAACGTTTGGCTCTCAGATGGTTAAATAATTAAGTTAACTGTGGAGTTTTGAGCAGCTGTGGTTCACCTGCAGGGATCTACTGAAAGCACGCTGCCACTCCAATCAAGAGGAATGGCAGTATGTCAGCTCGTAATATTTTATTGAATCCATCCTTTTAGTGAACCAAAATGTAACTTCATCTCCAGAGGCATGATGGTAAAATTTCTGAATTGAAACAGACATTGGGAGGCTTTCATTGCTTCTCCTTTATATTTCAGTATGATGCTGTGCTAATTCAGTGATGCTGTAACATGCTATaacattttgcaaatgtaagGTAAATCCCTGCTGTGACAGCTGTGTTGCTATTAATA
This DNA window, taken from Oreochromis niloticus isolate F11D_XX linkage group LG16, O_niloticus_UMD_NMBU, whole genome shotgun sequence, encodes the following:
- the tbr1b gene encoding T-box brain protein 1b; this encodes MQVENCISPASDLSKKFMNVGSGFSSSNGSELSLQDHPIISASDNLERSSPLKKNSREMTNQSEADNFPDSKDASGDVQRGKLSPDLHGVSDIRHNFDGSAGERCIFSPSTQPQSVSAAPSAMFPYPSQHGPAHPAFSIGSPSRYMAHHPVITNGAYNSLLTNTSPQGYPTAGYPYAQQYGHTYQGGAFYQFSSAQAGLVPGKAQVYLCNRALWLKFHRHQTEMIITKQGRRMFPFLSFNISGLDPTAHYNIFVDVILADPNHWRFQGGKWVPCGKADTNVIGNRVYMHPDSPNTGAHWMRQEISFGKLKLTNNKGASNNTGQMVVLQSLHKYQPRLHVVEVNEDGTEDTSQPGRVQTFTFSETQFIAVTAYQNTDITQLKIDHNPFAKGFRDNYDTVYTGCDIDRLTPSPGDSPRSQIVPGARYAMPSSFLQDQFVSTYAKSRFHPGVGTGPGTERSVPLGNSLLSPQQTEEPSVATPPQRWFVTPANNRLDFAASAYDAADFAGNAATLLSYAAAGVKALPLPTAGCSNRPLGYYADPSGWGGRTPPQYCGVNSKSSSVFSCWPTNTIGGRTGTSYLSEEGDSITTERSPIGGSEETKPKDMTSESSWIETPSSIKSIDSSDSGIFEQAKRRRISPSATPVSETVSPLKSELLTPRECEKNCTKDIGYYSFYPHS